A single region of the Hippoglossus hippoglossus isolate fHipHip1 chromosome 17, fHipHip1.pri, whole genome shotgun sequence genome encodes:
- the LOC117777905 gene encoding nucleoprotein TPR-like isoform X1: MAAVLLQVLERTELNKLPKGVQNKLEKFVTELQNANEALKTLHERFKADSEQQYFDIEKRLSESQEQILSATRDLQTLKEENKKLNEELSTLKGIEGDTFQDKTPQQQTKTKYEIEAEKRELARLLEKRTHEVENLTQDVNRLNEKLTETNKVKMELQLKLDEIQSSETSLQHREKRMEQEKELLEKKIEWSTAELKNKTDELLNTNRDKGKEILELQSSLKNTKEQVTTLESQLISLKQTSESQSKRADDLNNKLKQAKDERSAMEEKYRNELNAHIKLSSLYKGAATDMETKNQELCRAVEELSKVVKDTGEANKTLEKKVSEGAELKTRLEAELKEKIKKMEKELENVTMKASGKHCCVPSLTEEQLDHMCPSAAAIAAIVKPGMKFFDLYNAYAECQTHLQLEKQETNRVSRVLDEIVQEVESKAPVLKRQRQEYESMQRSMASLCNKLEQARMEIHGLQKEKEETKQRCEALEREKLRVERQLDDTSTQVCVLLAELEEARGNRVIKTDSSSADISSTSEVNNPRQLSFRSVEELQKQNQSLLGRLRELEQEKDREQSRVTSARVSELEASVDKLQKEVEHLREQRNQQKQLADSNARQRDMYKALLTHSTGFSLPPQGLESSSQPAHVRPSAPGTRSTPQRAAAVEAAQSTQAKAALKQLNDAFSLYKKEKAENDRMLNETNDRLQSQITELSSSHAKLTSQLEFSNKRYEILQETVSAYRREISALQDRNQKMSATAQRHEHIIHTMTQDLRQANEKLSLEEVRVVNVTKERDMLRQAESRLTREKEAILAEQRNQNLLLTNLKTIQLTMERAETETRQRLNNKIEHLEAELASMKSRMDQEVAQRHSLGRTMDAQLLEAKKQLETQNILQQRTRELLRSSEQQVATLKTQLASASSSEAVTSSSNTTTPATRAAPVRAQLRVRPQAPAASQQPPSQSEQEIAEVRGLLRTAEEQNSELAEQLKNANATVDQYRAVVLTLEDSLKKEKESRSPLEIRLKESEEVQKQLEKRIVEVEKMKQREQDEGRKAVDTVEKQVCELQRNLKTSQMEQQDALERAAASLTQEQKATQDSLLQTKLASEAQSKYERELMLHAADVEALQELKKRIQQDVAQKRELEEQINKTSSLLQEKTAALNTLEKQLKDDLSNQSRRCEELGKQNALLHQQMDDMASKSRQQQQQQQFDLSFSEEGKTTEQILEILRFVRQEKQIAVARCEVSEGETLRYKQRVEHQDRELKEQQDTLNAERQKMQATAKTLVQQEEQLKKMSTISALQENNRMLKMNRDKLQQELQQAQAKVTKLQSDISPLHNSLSLLSEKNGSLQADRRLLEEDLKHWKAKAQLLASQRKDGDVEEKQKLTNEREAQQRRIAQLAEETAKLKTELARSSASSNSTQSQLQGLRDSVAQQISEKETLKKDLETKRTEILEKNKTITQVKKIGRRYKTQYDELKVQHDKLVAETASKAGSEAAPSQEVQQELAKAQEERNKAREELKTLKEDVQKKQQETHKALQELEEAQKENQKTKEKSQEVQNQITKNQNQLTQLQSQLSQTQSQLQQNQNQLTQSQKELQQAKTHTQQVQNQLKSAQTQAQARQSQNQLLQKELQQGKEALQQSLASQKELQQTHQTNQQSHNQEVGNLKTTLSQSEGKATELQGQLDSLQKTVGEREADIKRLQEQLNEANQANEASQATQAKSFQASDTNTAGDTNKAQQEEVAKLRQELLDCKNKEEQLRQQISDKEEKTKKAFMGAKTKISQLISAKEQLSKETEELKQNKEELEGRVNALKSQYEGRLLRLDRELRELRETQSQSEPREEPHDQSGSKVVDQPRSTDQRQISLKSPAQDRGGSSLSDPPTANIRPTPSTPSPSNKPSPSPGSKATPRASIRPMVTPATIPIPTPTATVMPTTQTDSQEVQISTGVCVHSTTSSLVSAPTSITQPTSLQATAFVQPTQQQAASQEAGSSMDTERPSTSSSVIGAAGSKRAREEEEEEQEEEEEESRPESSHTSPTTKKLRLKPSLALEMEGDEEMEGELRDEGEQQDSPDDSQELPEEGFPILAEDEEDIEEEGVSQSVPSYQMSSQGSTIIRDVIVIDTDSESRESKDGEEKQEDEEEEEEEEEGDEYKEEEEDDEDEDDAGDGEMRGGDESNERSGAEDEGEEEDPSEATNAEEDVGGASSDSQHASEPPQSSEGSSSATSESDPVRDLVHLPPTSSSISSPSSSLTPRLPHPRRPTHSLPPRLYIQPPAPELGPPHMQRQSSQLRRTSVGRGLQLTPGIGSTQHFFDDDDRMVPSTPTLVVPHRTDGFAEAIHSPQVAGLSTRFRFGPPEDLLPQTSASHSDLGQLASQGGLGMYESPLFLAAHDEDGGGRSVPTTPLQVAAPVTVFTESLPSDSGDNMASQSVPMVTASTGMASAADDIDEVFVEQEAEGPGIESSLESQTDMESTGQQSDDASLPSTSQDPDTSSVTQRRMMSSQSLISSLSGRGTRGGRGEARMFLSRRGTYSRGGRGGAMGRGGIA, encoded by the exons GTGACCACACTGGAAAGTCAGCTCATTTCTTTGAAGCAAACCAGTGAAAGCCAAAGTAAAAGAGCTGATGACCTCAACAACAAACTCAAACAG GCTAAAGATGAGCGGAGTGCCATGGAGGAGAAATACCGCAATGAGCTTAATGCTCATATCAAGTTGTCTTCACTGTACAAG GGGGCAGCAACAGATATGGAGACAAAAAACCAAGAACTTTGCAGAGCTGTGGAAGAGCTCAGCAAAGTTGTTAAAGACACCGGGGAGG CCAATAAGACTCTGGAGAAGAAGGTGTCTGAGGGAGCAGAACTGAAGACGCGGCTTGAGGCAGAGTTGAAGGAAAAAATCaagaaaatggagaaagagCTGGAAAATGTCACAATGAAGGCTTCTGGTAAACACTGCT GTGTGCCTTCTCTgactgaggagcagctggaccACATGTGTCCTTCAGCAGCTGCCATTGCTGCGATTGTAAAGCCTGGCATGAAGTTCTTTGAC cTGTATAATGCCTATGCAGAGTGTCAGACGCATCTTCAGCTTGAGAAACAGGAGACCAACAGAGTGAGCCGAGTGCTGGATGAGATCGTCCAGGAAGTCGAGTCCAAAGCGCCCGTCCTGAAACGTCAGAGACAGGAGTATGAGAGCATGCAAAGGTCCATGGCTTCCCTGTGCAACAAACTGGAACAGGCTCGAATG GAAATCCACGGTttgcaaaaagagaaagaagagaccAAGCAACGCTGTGAGGCattggagagagaaaaactgaggGTAGAGAGACAGTTAGATGATACATCTACACAG GTGTGTGTTCTTCTGGCCGAGCTTGAGGAAGCCAGAGGTAATCGGGTGATCAAGACTGACAGCAGCTCCGCCGACATTTCTAGCACCTCTGAAGTCAACAACCCACGCCAGTTGTCTTTCCGCAGTGTTGAAGAGCTGCAAAAGCAGAACCAGAGCCTTCTGGGAAGGCtgagggagctggagcaggagaaggacagagagcaGAGCCGTGTGACTTCAGCACG TGTGTCTGAATTGGAGGCCAGTGTGGATAAACTCCAGAAGGAGGTGGAGCATctgagagagcagaggaacCAGCAGAAACAGCTGGCTGACTCCAAcgccagacagagagacatgtACAAGGCCCTGTTGACTCACAGCACTGGCTTCAGCCTGCCTCCTCAAG GTCTAGAGTCCTCATCCCAGCCTGCACATGTTCGTCCTTCAGCCCCAGGAACTCGCTCTACTCCACAACGAGCTGCTGCCGTCGAGGCAGCACAGAGTACTCAGGCtaaagctgctttaaaacag CTCAACGATGCCTTCAGTCTGTATAAAAAAGAGAAGGCAGAGAACGACAGGATGCTGAATGAAACAAACGACAGACTGCAGAGCCAGATAACAGAACTCAGCTCCAGTCACGCCAAGCTGACTTCTCAACTGGAGTTCAGCAACAAGAG GTATGAGATTCTCCAGGAGACTGTATCAGCCTACCGCAGAGAGATCTCTGCCCTTCAGGACAGGAACCAAAAAATGTCTGCTACGGCCCAACGACACGAGCACATCATCCACACAATGACCCAGGACCTGCGGCAGGCTAATGAAAAACTGTCACTGGAAGAG GTGCGTGTAGTGAACGTGaccaaagagagagacatgttAAGACAGGCAGAGAGTCGACTGACTCGAGAGAAGGAAGCCATACTGGCTGAGCAACGTAACCAGAACCTACTTCTCACCAACCTCAAGACAATACAG TTGACAATGGAGCGAGCGGAGACAGAGACCCGCCAGCGACTGAACAACAAGATCGAGCATCTGGAGGCAGAGCTAGCTTCcatgaagagcaggatggacCAGGAAGTTGCACAAAGACATTCCCTCGGACGAACTATGGAT GCTCAGCTGTTAGAAGCCAAGAAGCAGCTTGAGACCCAGAacatcctgcagcagagaaCCAGGGAGTTGTTGCGCAGCTCTGAACAGCAGGTGgcaacactgaaaacacagctgGCTTCTGCTTCATCCTCTGAGGCTGTTACCAGCTCCAGCAACACCACCACCCCAGCTACCAGAGCTGCACCCGTCAGAGCTCAACTGAGAG TACGCCCTCAAGCGCCAGCAGCCTCCCAGCAGcctcccagccaatcagaacagGAGATTGCAGAGGTGAGAGGTCTTCTCCGTACTGCTGAGGAACAGAACAGTGAACTGGCAGAGCAGCTGAAGAATGCCAATGCTACTGTGGATCAGTACAGAGCCGTGGTACTGACTCTGGAAGACAgtctgaagaaagaaaaggag TCCCGCTCCCCCCTGGAGATCCGACTGAAGGAGTCGGAGGAGGTGCAGAAGCAGCTGGAGAAGAGGATTGTAGAGGTGGAGAAGATGAAGCAGCGGGAGCAGGATGAGGGGAGGAAAGCTGTGGACACGGTGGAGAAACAA GTGTGTGAGCTGCAGCGCAATCTGAAGACCAGTCAGATGGAACAGCAGGACGCGCTGGAGAGAGCAGCTGCTTCTCTTACACAGGAGCAGAAGGCCACACAAGACAGTCTGCTGCAG ACTAAGCTTGCTAGTGAGGCGCAGTCCAAGTATGAGCGGGAGTTGATGCTTCATGCTGCTGATGTGGAGGCTCTGCAGGAGCTCAAGAAAAGAATTCAACAAGACGTGGCACAGAAGAGGGAGTTAGAGGAGCAAATAAACAAGACgtcctccctcctgcaggagaaaacTGCTGCATTGAACACACTGGAGAAACAGCTGAAG GATGACCTGTCTAATCAGAGTCGGCGCTGTGAGGAGCTGGGGAAGCAGAATGCTCTCTTGCACCAGCAGATGGATGACATGGCCTCCAAGAgtcgtcagcagcagcagcagcagcagttcgACCTGTCATTCAGTGAGGAAGGAAAGACCACTGAACAGATTCTAGAAATACTCAG GTTTGTGCGGCAGGAGAAACAGATAGCTGTGGCTCGATGTGAGGTGTCGGAAGGAGAAACTCTTCGCTACAAACAGCGAGTGGAACACCAAGACAGAGAACTTAAGGAGCAACAGGACACCCTGAATGCTGAGAGGCAGAAAATGCAG GCTACAGCTAAGACTCTGGTCCAGCAAGAAGAGCAACTGAAGAAGATGAGCACTATCAGTGCTCtacaagaaaacaacaggatgctgaaaatgaacagagataagctgcagcaggagctgcAACAAGCGCAGGCTAAA gtgaCAAAGCTGCAGTCAGACATCAGTCCACTGCacaactctctgtctctgctgtcagAAAAAAATGGCTCCCTGCAGGCTGATAGGAGGCTTCTGGAAGAAGACCTCAAACACTGGAAGGCCAAAGCACAG ctgctggccAGCCAACGGAAAGATGGAGATGTTGAGGAGAAACAAAAACTGACCAATGAGAGAGAAGCTCAGCAGAGACGCATCGCACAGCTCGCTGAAGAGACAGCCAAGCTGAAGACTGAACTGGCCAG ATCCAGTGCCAGCAGTAACTCaactcagtctcagctgcaaGGCCTCAGAGACTCTGTGGCCCAACAGATATCAGAGAAAGAAACTCTGAAGAAAGACCTGGAAACAAAAAGAACTGAGATCCTGGAGAAGAACAAGACCATCACCCAGGTGAAGAAGATTGGACGACGCTACAAGACGCAGTATGATGAGCTCAAAGTCCAACATGACAAG CTGGTTGCGGAAACAGCATCTAAAGCAGGGAGTGAGGCAGCTCCTAGTCAGGAGGTGCAGCAGGAGCTGGCCAAAGCCCAGGAGGAGCGCAACAAGGccagagaggagctgaaaacactgaaagaagATGTGCAGAAGAAACAGCAAGAG ACCCACAAGGCCCTgcaagagctggaggaggcgcAAAAGGAAAACCAGAAGACCAAGGAAAAGTCCCAGGAGGTTCAAAACCAGATTACAAAGAACCAGAACCAACTCACACAA TTGCAGTCCCAGTTGTCGCAGACCCagtctcagctgcagcagaatcaGAACCAGCTGACCCAGAGTCAGAAAGAACTTCAACAAGCCAAGACCCACACCCAGCAG GTACAAAACCAGTTAAAATCAGCTCAAACTCAAGCTCAGGCCcgtcagagtcagaatcagcTGCTCCAGAAGGAGCTCCAGCAGGGGAAAGAAGCGCTCCAGCAGAGCCTCGCCAGTCAGAAAGAGCTGCAACAGACTCATCAAACCAATCAACAAAGCCACAACCAGGAAGTCGGCAATCTCAAGACCACTctaagccaatcagagggcaAG GCGACTGAACTCCAGGGACAGCTGGACAGTCTGCAGAAG ACTGTTGGTGAGCGTGAAGCAGACATCAAGCgtctgcaggagcagctgaatgAAGCTAACCAGGCCAATGAAGCTAGTCAAGCCACACAGGCCAAGAGTTTCCAGGCCAGTGATACTAACACAGCTGGTGACACCAACAAGGCTCAACAAGAGGAGGTTGCTAAACTCAGACAAGAG CTTTTGGACTGTAAGAAcaaagaggagcagctgagacAGCAGATTTctgataaagaagaaaagaccAAGAAGGCCTTCATGGGAGCTAAGACCAAAATCAGCCAGCTCATCA GTGCCAAAGAGCAGCTCAGTAAGGAGACAGAAGAACTGAAACAGAacaaggaggagctggaggggagAGTAAACGCCCTCAAGTCTCAGTACGAAGGTCGACTTCTTCGCCTGGACAGAGAGCTGAGAGAACTGAGGGAGACACAGTCACAGTCTGAGCCCAGAGAGGAGCCACATGACCAGAGTGGCTCTAAG GTGGTGGATCAGCCGAGATCCACAGACCAGAGACAGATATCTTTGAAGAGTCCAGCCCAAGACAGAGGAGG CTCTAGTCTGTCTGATCCTCCCACTGCTAACATCCGCCCAACCCCAAGTACTCCATCTCCTAGCAACAAGCCCAGCCCCTCCCCTGGCAGCAAGGCCACACCCCGGGCCAGTATCCGGCCTATGGTTACCCCGGCAACTATCCCAATCCCGACACCTACCGCCACCGTCATGCCAACCACACAAACTGACAGTCAAGAGG TGCAAATTAGCACAGGAGTCTGTGTACACTCCACCACCTCCAGTCTGGTGAGCGCACCCACCTCCATAACTCAACCAACCAGCTTACAAGCCACAGCTTTTGTTCAGCCCACCCAGCAGCAGGCAGCCAGTCAGGAAGCAGGGTCCAGCATGGACACAGAGCGACCATCCACGTCCTCTTCTGTGATTGGTGCAG CAGGTTCAAAGcgagccagagaggaggaggaggaggagcaggaggaggaagaagaggagagcagaCCGGAGAGTTCCCACACATCACCGACCACTAAAAAACTACGACTAAAACCATCATTAGCACTGGAg ATGGAAGGTGATGAGGAGATGGAAGGAGAACTGAGGGATGAGGGGGAACAACAGGATTCACCAGATGACAGTCAG GAGCTTCCAGAAGAGGGTTTCCCCATTTTAGCTGAAGATGAGGAGGACATTGAAGAAGAAGGCGTGTCCCAGTCTGTCCCCTCTTACCAAATGTCGTCTCAGGGCTCCACTATAATCCGAGATGTCATTGTGATCGACACAGACAGTGAAAGCCGAGAGAGCAAAGATggggaggagaagcaggaggacgaagaggaagaggaggaggaggaggaaggagatgag TataaggaggaagaggaggatgatgaagatgaggatgatgcTGGTGATGGTGAGATGAGGGGAGGAGATGAAAGTAATGAGAGGAGCGGGGCtgaagatgagggagaggaggaagatccATCAGAAGCCACCAACGCTGAGGAGGATGTGGGTGGAGCGTCGTCAGACTCCCAGCATGCCTCTGAGCCGCCGCAGAGCA gtgaaggcagcagcagcgccaCATCAGAGTCTGACCCTGTCCGAGACCTTGTACACCTCCCCCCAACTTCCTCCTCTAtatcctcaccctcctcctcccttacACCCCGCTTGCCACACCCCCGTAGGCCCACACACTCCCTCCCACCAAGGCTTTACATCCAACCTCCGGCTCCAGAGCTGGGACCCCCACACATGCAG AGACAGTCCTCTCAGCTCCGTAGAACATCAGTAGGACGTGGACTTCAACTCACCCCTGGAATCGGCAGTACA CAACATTTCTTTGATGACGACGACAGAATGGTTCCCAGTACTCCCACTCTGGTGGTCCCACACCGCACTGATGGCTTTGCTGAGGCTATACA tTCTCCTCAGGTAGCAGGTCTCTCTACCAGGTTTAGATTTGGTCCTCCGGAAGACCTGCTGCCTCAAACATCAGCGTCACACTCTGACCTGGGACAACTGGCCTCTCAaggag GTTTGGGTATGTATGAGTCTCCTCTGTTCCTGGCTGCTCatgatgaagatggaggaggaaggagtgtCCCTACCACGCCTTTACAAGTGGCTGCACCAG TGACAGTCTTCACCGAGTCGCTGCCTTCAGACAGTGGTGACAACATGGCCTCACAGTCTGTTCCCATGGTCACAGCCTCCACGGGGATGGCTTCCGCTGCAGATGATATAGATGAGGTGTTCGTGGAGCAAGAAGCAGAGGG ACCTGGTATTGAGTCGTCTTTGGAAAGCCAGACAGACATGGAGTCAACAGGGCAGCAGAGTGATGATGCATCACTGCCATCTACCAGCCAAGACCCCG ACACCAGCAGTGTTACTCAGCGGCGTATGATGAGCAGCCAATCCCTGATCAGCAGCCTGTCAGgcagaggaaccagaggagggaggggggaagCCAGGATGTTCCTCAGCCGCAGAG GGACTTACTCTCgtggaggaaggggaggagccATGGGCAGAGGAGGCATTGCCTAA